A window of Nicotiana sylvestris chromosome 8, ASM39365v2, whole genome shotgun sequence genomic DNA:
AGTGAGCGTTTACCTCAAAAGTAAACCTCCCCACATGAATCTGAATTATATGTGTCCCAAATCAGATATCAAGATACGGAACATCAAGTGaaaaattaaaacataaaaaaagTAATTTTATTTTGCCATCAATGTAGgggtggcaatttgagcccaaacCCGCCCAGAGATTAATGGGTTGGGTTACAAAAATTTTAGCTCATGCGTAAATTTGGGCTAAGCCCAAGTTAACCCATTATATTTTATAGCACATTCTGACCCATTAAGCAACCCAAATACAACTcatgaaactcacccaaaacaaaaagtatctcaacccaacttatatagaaatttatttagtttccccaattttactttttttttttttgtattttaaattttatgtccttttgtttttctgcacTATCCACCCACTCCCCCTCTGTCCCCCCTCCCCGCAAAACCCTCCTCCcctcaaaaagaatttttttactttttttttttttgtattttcagttttcTATTACCAACCCCCACCCCCTcaaaaaaacttttttttgtatttttaattttctgtttttttctgCCCCTCCCCCTGAAAATTTTTTTTGtttacctttttttttcaattttctatttttttctgcCCCCAACCCTGCAAAACCTCCTCCcgtcaaattttttttttttgtattttaattttctattttctattttttttgtttttctgcatcACCCACTCGCCCCGCCCCACCCCACACCCACCCCCAAAATTTTTTTCGACTTATACATTTTAAGGAAGAAGGTTTTTTTTATGCAAAATGAGCATGATTCTAAAATATGGGTCAAATTGGGTAGGTTGGGTTATAACCCATTATTTAACCCATCGTGACCTAGCCCATCTTAGTCCAAGTACACTTTGGGCTGGGTTGAACAATGACTTATTTATTGACCTAACCCATCTTAACACGCTCAAATTCAGCCCAACCCACTCATTTGCCACCTGTGCATCAACTTTGCCTATATGGCACCAATTTCAAATCATTATTGTACCGTGAATTAATAACCTAACAAATTACGTTGCCAGCGCGCACTTTCCATTTTGCAAAATGACAATGAAGTGGTATTTTCTCTAATAATAATGGCTTTTCAGCAAACGAAATAAGTTTATTTTCACCTtataaaaaatcagaaatattactGACAAGCCACAATATCAACATCTTTGTCGCGGCTCAGCTCTCCGGCGAAAAACAAAGTTGAATCTTGGCCAATCAAACGCCGCCGGCGATCGACTGATCGGTGTCCCCCAGTCGATCGTTTTCTGGTAAATACCGTAAAGTTACATTTCTCATTAATTTTAGTACAATTAATTTGTTCTATATATTTTCAGAATCTTTGTGATCGCTAATTGTATTTGAATCTTTAAGGGCACTCTTTAGAACAGGACTAGAAGTTTAGTGTTGAAATTGAGGATTTGCTCTAACCTATTTATCTGCCAAAGTTTAAGgcttttttaaaaattggttttatactttttcttaaattttattaACCGAGCTGAAGTGGTAGAAGCTGTCCCCTTATATCACTGtgataaaaaaaaactaaattaaagtAATATATATTAAAGGTTTACTAAGCATCAATGCAGAAATGTAAGATTAATGGAGAATTGAAGTGATTGAACATAAAAGTTGTGTCCTCATGCTAGTTGATTAAAGTCTAATAAAGGTTGGAATCTTTTTGCGGTTCTTAGAATATAAGAACAGGAACAAGAtcatttatctcttttttttggatGTCGAAGTAGGATGATGAGATCCTAAATGTACAACTGACGTTTTTGCATTTGTATGTAAATGAAGTGTCTCTAACTCCGAGCATATCCTAGAAGTTAGCTCAATATGAAGAGACGCCACCAATTGTAGATCTAACAATCTGTGTAACTTAGCAAATGTATTCCTAGTCAAGTTTCTCGCTGTCTCTCACTAAAGTCTGGGGGGAAAACACAAGTTTAAGGATAATTAGAAGGTTATATGATTAAACAGACACCGATACGGCGATATCCAATAAAGACATATAAGTACCTGAAAAAATCacaaatttaaaaatgcaaacCAAAAGTTTTTGCCTTTTCTTTTATACTTTGGATGTTGTCTCTTTTGCTTAATGAAGtttttgaaaaggaaaaaaaaaaaaagaacagaaattGCCACTTTGATCCTAATCAAAGAATGTAAAAGAGAACAGATAGGGGACGGGGGCATGGGTATAGCTTCAGTGGCTCTGAGGCTTGTTTTATTCTTTCAAACCTATTTATCTGCCAAAGTTTAGGATTGCTCTAACCTATTTATCTGCCAAAAAAAAGAGGATTTGCTCTAACCTATTTATCTGCCAAAGTTTAAGgcttttttaaaaattggttttatactttttcttaaattttattaACCGAGCTGAAGTGGTAGAAGCTGTCCCCTTATATCACTgtgataaaaaaaaaaactaaattaaagtAATATATATTAAAGGTTTACTAAGCATCAATGCAGAAATGTAAGATTAATGGAGAATTGAAGTGATTGAACATAAAAGTTGTGTCCTCATGCTAGTTGATTAAAGTCTAATAAAGGTTGGAATCTTTTTGCGGTTCTTAGAATATAAGAACAGGAACAAGAtcatttatctcttttttttggatGTCGAAGTAGGATGATGAGATCCTAAATGTACAACTGACGTTTTTGCATTTGTATGTAAATGAAGTGTCTCTAACTCCGAGCATATCCTAGAAGTTAGCTCAATATGAAGAGACGCCACCAATTGTAGATCTAACAATCTGTGTAACTTAGCAAATGTATTCCTAGTCAAGTTTCTCGCTGTCTCTCACTAAAGTCTGGGGGGAAAACACAAGTTTAAGGATAATTAGAAGGTTATATGATTAAACAGACACCGATACGGCGATATCCAATAAAGACATATAAGTACCTGAAAAAATCacaaatttaaaaatgcaaacCAAAAGTTTTTGCCTTTTCTTTTATACTTTGGATGTTGTCTCTTTTGCTTAATGAAGtttttgaaaaggaaaaaaaaaaaaagaacagaaattGCCACTTTGATCCTAATCAAAGAATGTAAAAGAGAACAGATAGGGGACGGGGGCATGGGTATAGCTTCAGTGGCTCTGAGGCTTGTTTTATTCTTTCAAACCTATTTATCTGCCAAAGTTTAGGATTGCTCTAACCTATTTATCTGCCAAAAAAAAGAGGATTTGCTCTAACCTATTTATCTGCCAAAGTTTAAGgcttttttaaaaattggttttatactttttcttaaattttattaACCGAGCTGAAGTGGTAGAAGCTGTCCCCTTATATCACTgtgataaaaaaaaaaactaaattaaagtAATATATATTAAAGGTTTACTAAGCATCAATGCAGAAATGTAAGATTAATGGAGAATTGAAGTGATTGAACATAAAAGTTGTGTCCTCATGCTAGTTGATTAAAGTCTAATAAAGGTTGGAATCTTTTTGCGGTTCTTAGAATATAAGAACAGGAACAAGAtcatttatctctttttttttggatgtCGAAGTAGGATGATGAGATCCTAAATGTACAACTGACGTTTTTGCATTTGTATGTAAATGAAGTGTCTCTAACTCCGAGCATATCCTAGAAGTTAGCTCAATATGAAGAGACGCCACCAATTGTAGATCTAACAATCTGTGTAACTTAGCAAATGTATTCCTAGTCAAGTTTCTCGCTGTCTCTCACTAAAGTCTGGGGGGAAAACACAAGTTTAAGGATAATTAGAAGGTTATATGATTAAACAGACACCGATACGGCGATATCCAATAAAGACATATAAGTACCTGAAAAAATCacaaatttaaaaatgcaaacCAAAAGTTTTTGCCTTTTCTTTTATACTTTGGATGTTGTCTCTTTTGCTTAATGAAGtttttgaaaaggaaaaaaaaaaaagaacagaaattGCCACTTTGATCCTAATCAAAGAATGTAAAAGAGAACAGATAGGGGACGGGGGCATGGGTATAGCTTCAGTGGCTCTGAGGCTTGTTTAATTCTTTCAAATGCTCTTTTCTCTTGCTTTATTGGAGATGGACATAGGGGCTACTTCTTGGAGCATGGAAGGGTAGCTCTGAAGTAAAACGTATCTAGTGGAGGATCATCCTGTAAATAGCAAAGGCATATGTAGAAACTCTGGAGTGCAAGTTCTCTTTTCCAGAGTAAACGCTATCTTTTTTGGATGTATTTATTGGCATAAATTTGTGTTTCAATCCTTTATGGAGTAATACTTCCTAGTTCATGGCCTAATGAAGCAACTGGTGTGGAGTAAAGAGAGTGTATCTTAGGGAACAGAGGACTGTGGTCATCAATAACAATTCTGGCCAAAAGGGTATATATCTTCCCATTGCCCCACATGAAAGAAAGATGTGTTGGATGTATAATGTCGTGGGATAAACGTTTAGTTTGCTTAATTGTTTTTTTTGGGTTGTTTCCGATATTTTTAAATTGCTCAAACTATTTATCACCTGCATCATATGATCTGAAAATCCTAATTTTGAAACTGTGCTGAAAATCTGTATTGCAGCCATTCTCTTGTATGAGGTGGGCAAGATAATGACAGACATGCCACGTTATCTCAGAGAATGCTTGCACACAGGGAAGCTAGCTTGTTTGGCAATGTTAGTATCTGGAGGCATTGTATTGCAAATACTGGTCTGCCCCATTGTCCTTTGATATCCTATGGTTTATAGGatctcttttctctcttgttGTAGTCATTGTCCTGATCTGGCTTTCCTTGTATTGTGTTGCAGGCATGTGCTTTGTACAATAACTGGTGGCCAATGTTGACAGGTGTTTTGAAATCATATATCTCGGATTAAACTAGATCATCCATTGCTCTTACTCCCAGTCATCCGCTTGTGCAAATTTAAACTAGATCATCCATTTACTCTTACTCCCTGTCATCCCCTTGTGCAAATTTAGAAACTCTGCTTTTAGGATGGGCAAATAAAAATGATTCAACTGTCTCTGAAGGAAGTCTCCTGTCTGTTAAGTTGGGGTGTGTAGGTTAGATATTACATAATTTTTTGCTTAGCTTTGAGATCTTGAACATTAGAAAGACATAACATGTGAAATCTGTTGTTTTTAAATATCTGAGACTTAAAAATGTTCTGTAAACTATCATGGATCCTGACTATTGTTGGTTTTTGTGCTGTAGTTATAATGTATGTCATTCTACCAATGCCTTTGATGTTCTTTGCTGGTTCAGATACTTCCAGTCTGTACTCTGAATCTGGAAGCGGGTGAGGCTTGTTCTTTTATGCACATCATGCGATAATTAGTAAATCTTAAATAAAAGCACTTCTTCTCAAGGACCAGACCTCATATTTGCTTTTAAATGACTCTATTAACAGTTGGCTAAATGCAACTAAGTTCTTGACTGGAGCGTCCACCGTTGGCAGCATTGCAATTCCGATTATCTTAAAGCATGCTGGTGTAATCGGTTGGGGAGCCATGGCGTTGGAGCTCTCATCCTTTTTCGTGTTTATACTGTCCATCTTGTGTTATCTTGGGATGAATGAAGAGGACGGATATAGCATGCTTTGAAATTGGTCTAATGCTTCCTGCTGTATTTGCGTGCAACAGAATATGGAACCTCAACTTCCCATTCTTGTCAACATGGTCATTGTCTGAGTCTCTTGTTATGTTTTGTAGATAGAAATATTGTTGTCTGTATATTATTGGTTGTGATAAGTCAACAAATACCGCGCGAGCttcaattgatgttttatacttcttGCAGGATAAATTCTTTATTTGATTGAAATTTCGGTTGTGTAATCGGAAATTGAAGTGGAAGAAAGAAAAAAGTGTTCCATTTGTGAGAAGAATGAATTTCTATTCATGACTGAAGAAACTCATTGATGTTTTAATCCAATGAAAATAGTTGATAAATCATCATAATCATTCTTGGATCAAATGGCCCTTAAGATGCAACCTTTTTGTTATTGAATCGTTTGGAGGTTGCTAATTTTAGTGGAGAATGCAGAGAAATTAGTGAACAAATAATTGCAGCAAGAAACTGAGGTTTCAAATCAATATCAGTATTTGGAGACTTGAACCTTATGAAACTGTCAGATGCATGCAACATGAGAGTttttcctcccccccccccccacctctTCGCATAATGAAATTGAGAATTTTTATTTGGTCAGTCAAAggggaaaaagaaattaaaatctTTTACCTTTATAGGAAGTGTGTCATGGTTGATGAAGAATATTAGCTTAAAAATGTTGCCAGTTTTGGTATTCCCTTCATTCCACTCTAAAATTTTCTCTATTGGGGCGGTAAAAGGAGTAAAAAAAGTAGAAAACGTATACCTTATTTCTTTCAGAGTGGAATAGTGTAGTGAGAATTTAACACTATACATCAATTTGCAAGACATTCACTAGCTCTACAGCTCAATTCTCATTCCAAGTTAATGACGCGAATTGTAAAATCTGCATATTAACCAACCAATTGTTCTTGATCTACTTAATAATTTTCAACTTCTCGTTTAAAGGTAATTCATCTTTATTCAGCGCAAGTGTTCGTTGTCAAAATCACCAAAAGATTGTAggttccttcttcttcttttttcccacATTCAAACTGATAGGTTTAATTATTAAATCCAATGTAAAGTTTTcaccggaaaagaaaaaggaaaaagaacgaAAATAAAGGCATACTAATCTAAATTAGTTCACTATTCAAAGATTCTCCAATTTTAAGAGATTTCTGATTAAAAGTGGTAAAGAACATATTAAATATACCACAAAGTCATAGATCCAACTATCCCAGTACAATTATTAATGTCAATAAAACACAATTTAATCACAATTTAAAGGgggtaaaagaaaaaagaaaaaagcaaaCCAGAAAGCAGCATCAACTCAAACACAGTGTTCTCAGCTCAGAAAAGATGAACGAAAATCAGCAATCACTTCTGCTCGAATCGGCCGCTCGTTTCCCTCCTCCCAAAGGTCCAATCTTTCTCTAATTGGGTTTCTCAATTTCActtttttttaggaaaaagcaATCAAGAATCACTAATTTGTCATAAAAAtcaaactttttttttgtatCCAAATGAAAAGAGGTTCTTTAGGATGGTAATTAATTGATTGTTGTTAATGTATGAACTTTATGAGTCTGAATAGAGCAAAAATAGAAAGTTTGGGATCAAGGTGTTAGTTGATTGATTTATATATAGCAAGCCTTAGCTAATATGGGATTGACGCGTATTTTGACtgttgattgattttcttttgaaaTGTATGAACCCAAATGAGTCCAAGTAGATGCAGAGTGGATACAATTGGTTCACAAAAACCGACCCAACTAGTTTGGGATGAAAGTGTAGTTGATTGATTATTGCTTGATTTATATAGCAGGCGTTAATTAATTTGGGATTGATGCATAATTGATTGATTGGTGACTGATTTTCGTTGAAAAGTGTGAACCAAAATGAGTCCAAGTAGATGCAGACTGGATACAAATGATTCATAGAAACCGATTCAACTAGGTCAGGATCGTGATGCACTTGATTGGCTGTTGATTGATTTATTTGAAAATGTATGAACAGGGGTGAAGCTGTCTTATGGGACAGCTGGCTTCAGGGCAGATGCATCATTGCTCGAATCGACAGTATTCAGGGTGGGGATATTGGCGGCATTAAGGTCGCTGAAGACTGGATCTGTGATAGGTTTGATGATTACTGCATCACACAATAAAGTATCAGACAATGGAATCAAAGTGGCAGACCCAAGTGGTGGAATGTTGACTCAGGATTGGGAGCCTTTTTCTGATGCCATTGCTAATGCCCCTGATCCCCATTCCCTCCTTCAGGTTTCAATCCTCTCGTTCTTTAAACACACATATACTATGTATGCAAATATATGTGAATATATATTTGTCtgtcaaattttcaaaaaaaaatggaaaagaaaaagctTTCATTTTTATAGTACTCTTGTGATCTTGTTCAAGTGGAAAGAATGCAGGTTAATTGGATAAATCTGGAAAATTTGAAGATTATCTATTTACAATACGGGCGTGAATGGAGCAGAATGAAAGCTACTAGTTTGCGACGGAGACATAACTGATTAAATGATTGATCTATCTTTA
This region includes:
- the LOC104223134 gene encoding vacuolar protein sorting-associated protein 55 homolog, whose amino-acid sequence is MTDMPRYLRECLHTGKLACLAMLVSGGIVLQILACALYNNWWPMLTVIMYVILPMPLMFFAGSDTSSLYSESGSGWLNATKFLTGASTVGSIAIPIILKHAGVIGWGAMALELSSFFVFILSILCYLGMNEEDGYSML